TCTCACCCAGCACAGACTGGGCCTCACAGTCGGGCAGCACTTCGAGACGGTTTTTTCCGTTCGTAATCAGATCGCGCGCCGTGTTCCGGGCGTACTCGATGCTTCCGGCGTCTTCAAGCGTCTCGACAGCCGCCTCGATGTCGCGTTCTGTCACCGACTCCACGCTGTCTGTAGCGACGAGTTCGTCGATATCGATGCCCTGCTCTTTGGCGTGGAGCGTGATGAGCGTTCGTTTCCCTTCAACCAGATCGCTCCCTCGCTGTTTGCCGAGTCGCTCGCTCGGGACAGTGAGATCGAGGAGATCGTCCTGAACCTGAAAGGCCATTCCGACGTCGATTCCATACTGGTGTAAGGCCTCGACGGTTTCGTCGTCAGCACCGAGCAAGATCGCCGGAATGCTCGCCGACGCGGCGTACAGAACAGCCGTTTTCAACTCGATCATTTCTAGGTACTGAGTCGTCGTAATGCCTTCGCTCCGTTCGAACGCAACGTCGAGCGCTTGGCCCTCGCAGATCTCCGTGCAGGTTGTCGCTAGTTCTTTGAGCGCACGGACGCTCCGACTGGCCGATGCATCGGTGTCGAGCATACATTCGAAGGCCTTCGAGTAGAGGGTATCCCCGGCGAGGATTGCGGTGTCGAGGTCGTACGCCTCGTGGACCGACGGAACCCCACGTCGAAGGTCGTCATCGTCCATGATATCGTCGTGGATCAACGTGAACGACTGGATAATCTCGACGCTCACAGCCGCACTCATGACGTCGATACCCTGTGGACCGAACGATCGGTACTCGTCGCTCAACGGCTCGGTGTCAGTGAGCGCTTCTGCGACGAGTAACAGCACGCTCGGCCGGAGCCGTTTCCCACCTGCGTCCAGCAGATGACGAGAGGCGGCATACAACTGTTCAGGGTGATCGATCGGGAGCGTCTCGGTCAGGGCGTCGTTCACGAGACCACGACGCTTGGTGAGGGCTGCGGTTACTCGGTCGCGGTCTATCGAACTCATAGTTGGACTGGTAGTAGTAGATTTACTCCACGAGTTGAATCATGTTTCCATTGCTGGTCACGTGGAGATCGTCCTCGAGCGTGTACCCCTGTGACTTACAGAGGTCGACGTACGGCGCAAAGCCCTCCATGTTTTGGTGGGCCGGAATGACGTGTTGGGGCTGGAGAGCTTGGAGCATCTCATAATGACCTTCTTCGCTTAGGTGGCCGGAGACGTGGACATCGTCGTAGATGCGCGCGCCCTGCATTTTGAGGAGGCGCTCGGACTGGTAGCGCTGTCCTTCGTTGGTCGGCTCGGGAATGATCCGCGCCGAGAACACCACTTTGTCCCCGTCCTCGAGCTCGTAGGGGGTCTCACCGCGACCCATCCGTGTGAGCATCGCACGCGGCTCTCCCTGGTGGCCCGTGACGATGGGGAGGAAGTTCTCCTTCCCCTCGTTCATGATCCGCTTGAACGTCCGATCAACGGATTTTCGGTGGCCGTACATCCCCAGTCCCTCTGGGAAGTCGACGAAGTCCAACCGTTCGGCCGTCCCGGAGTATTTCTCCATCGACCGGCCGAGCAACACTGGCTGCCGACCGATGTCGTCAGCGAACTCGACGAGACTCCGAACACGCGCGATGTGACTCGAGAACGTGGTGGCGACGATGCCGCCGTCGTAGTCCTCCATGCTGTACAACACGTCTTTGAGGTGACTGCGCGCGACGGATTCGCTCGGCGTACGACCCTTCCGTCCCGCGTTGGTGCAGTCCTCGATGTACGCGAGCACGCCCTCACCTTCCCGGCCGATCTCGCGGAAACGCTTCATGTCGATCGGATTACCGATGACCGGGGTGTGATCCATGCGCTTGTCCAACCCATAGACGATCGACCCCTCGGGGGTGTGAACGACAGGGTTGATGGCGTCGATGATCGAGTGAGTAACGTTGACGAACTCCAGTTCGACGTTGCCCGAATCACCGATCTGTCGGGTTTCACCCGCGCTCATCTTCACCAGATCGTTTTTCACCCCGAACTTCTCTTCGGACTGGATCTGTTGATTCACCAGTTCGATCGTGAACGGCGTGGCGACGACGGGCGCGTCGTATCGGTGTGCGAGCTTCGAGATCGCTCCAATGTGGTCCAAGTGTCCGTGGGTCGGAACGATCGCCTGCACGTCACCTTCGAGATCCGACATCACGCGGTCGTCCGGAATCGCGTTCATGTCGATGAGATCGAGGCTGTGCATGCGCTCGGTCTCGACGTTGTCATGTATCAGTACCTGTGAGAGGTTCAGACCCATATCGAAGACGATCACGTCGTCTCCGGTACGGACGGCCGTCATCTGGCGGCCAACCTCTTCGTATCCACCGATCGTTGCAATTTCGATTTCCATTGTAGACCTCCGAGTACGCCGCCCGAAGGCGCAATTGTCGCGTCGTGCGACCGTACAGCCCACCGGCGAGAACAATCGTGTTTTCGGCAGTTGCCGCTCGCCGGTCGCCCGCTTGCACCCTGGGGCGACCGTGCTCTCGGTTACAGCACAGTACTGGCTGCTGTGTTAAAAGCTACGTGGCTTCGGGCCGTTCTCGATGATCGGCCGTTTCACGCTCTCTTTCGGATGATCCGTCCGTTCAAAGGATGAGCGTTCGCTGTGGACCACGCGCCACTACTCCAAGCGGCTCACACCAGTCCACGAGAGAACGCCCCGGACGAACAGGAAACAGACGAGTACGAACCCACCCAACAGCGTCGGCGCAGCGAGCACTCTCGCAGTGTGGTAAGGAAGGACG
The sequence above is drawn from the Halocatena salina genome and encodes:
- the idsA3 gene encoding geranylfarnesyl diphosphate synthase → MSSIDRDRVTAALTKRRGLVNDALTETLPIDHPEQLYAASRHLLDAGGKRLRPSVLLLVAEALTDTEPLSDEYRSFGPQGIDVMSAAVSVEIIQSFTLIHDDIMDDDDLRRGVPSVHEAYDLDTAILAGDTLYSKAFECMLDTDASASRSVRALKELATTCTEICEGQALDVAFERSEGITTTQYLEMIELKTAVLYAASASIPAILLGADDETVEALHQYGIDVGMAFQVQDDLLDLTVPSERLGKQRGSDLVEGKRTLITLHAKEQGIDIDELVATDSVESVTERDIEAAVETLEDAGSIEYARNTARDLITNGKNRLEVLPDCEAQSVLGEIADYLIERRY
- a CDS encoding ribonuclease J, producing the protein MEIEIATIGGYEEVGRQMTAVRTGDDVIVFDMGLNLSQVLIHDNVETERMHSLDLIDMNAIPDDRVMSDLEGDVQAIVPTHGHLDHIGAISKLAHRYDAPVVATPFTIELVNQQIQSEEKFGVKNDLVKMSAGETRQIGDSGNVELEFVNVTHSIIDAINPVVHTPEGSIVYGLDKRMDHTPVIGNPIDMKRFREIGREGEGVLAYIEDCTNAGRKGRTPSESVARSHLKDVLYSMEDYDGGIVATTFSSHIARVRSLVEFADDIGRQPVLLGRSMEKYSGTAERLDFVDFPEGLGMYGHRKSVDRTFKRIMNEGKENFLPIVTGHQGEPRAMLTRMGRGETPYELEDGDKVVFSARIIPEPTNEGQRYQSERLLKMQGARIYDDVHVSGHLSEEGHYEMLQALQPQHVIPAHQNMEGFAPYVDLCKSQGYTLEDDLHVTSNGNMIQLVE
- a CDS encoding SurA N-terminal domain-containing protein; translated protein: MRRHTYGTLSVIAFALIVVSFVILGFSRIVLPYHTARVLAAPTLLGGFVLVCFLFVRGVLSWTGVSRLE